CAAGTGACCGAAAAGCAGCTTCCTGTCTCGGAGGTGGCTGCACGATTGGGTGTGTCCGTGCACAGCCTCTATGCCTGGGTTAAGCGCTACACCAAGCCCCAAGAACAGCGCGTTGAGGAGGATGATCAAAGCGCTGAGGTTCGTCGTCTACGTGCCGAGCTGAAACGGGTGACGGAGGAGCGAGACATCTTAAAAAAGGCCGCCGCGTACTTTGCCAAGGAGTGCGGCTGAAGTACGCCTTTATTAAGCAGCAATCGGGTCATTACGCGATTCGACGGCTTTGCCTGACGCTCAAGGTTCATCCCAGCGGCTACTACGCGTGGCTATCAGAACCAAAATCTGCGCGAGCCAAGGACGATCAGCGACTGCTTGGATTGATCAAACACTCCTGGCTGGAAAGCGGTGGCGTTTATGGCTATCGCAAGATCCATGATGACCTGCGAGAGGTTGGTGAGAGCTGTGGCCGTCACCGGGTGGCTAGGTTGATGCGCCTTGAGGGTTTACGTTCTCAGACTGGGTATCGACGGAGGCCGGGAAAATATGGCGGTAAACCAGCCGTTGCCTCACCGAACTTACTGAAGCGCCAATTCGATGTCAGAGAACCCAACAAAGTCTGGGTCACAGACATTACCTACATCCGAACATATGAAGGCTGGCTGTATTTGGCCGTGGTGCTCGATCTGTTTTCACGCCAGATCATTGGTTGGTCA
The window above is part of the Pseudomonas prosekii genome. Proteins encoded here:
- a CDS encoding IS3 family transposase (programmed frameshift); amino-acid sequence: MSNQRYPEEFKIQAVKQVTEKQLPVSEVAARLGVSVHSLYAWVKRYTKPQEQRVEEDDQSAEVRRLRAELKRVTEERDNLKKGRRVLCQGVRLKYAFIKQQSGHYAIRRLCLTLKVHPSGYYAWLSEPKSARAKDDQRLLGLIKHSWLESGGVYGYRKIHDDLREVGESCGRHRVARLMRLEGLRSQTGYRRRPGKYGGKPAVASPNLLKRQFDVREPNKVWVTDITYIRTYEGWLYLAVVLDLFSRQIIGWSMKSQMTSDVAIDALLMAVWRRKPKQEVMIHSDQGSQYSSSDWRSFLKANNLVASMSRRGNCHDNAVAESFFQLLKRERIKRKIYTTRQDARDDVFDYIEMFYNPKRRHSFNNQLSPVEFEKRYAASLESV